Proteins found in one Corynebacterium sanguinis genomic segment:
- a CDS encoding DedA family protein, translating to MLTLSLLGTLFGTNTVLNGYGPYVLVGLGLVVFIESGVLFPFLPCDSLLVAVAALKDSLGLYAWEIIATAIVAAILGDQVGFYLGRRFGRKLFSDNARILRTDRLQAAEDFFRRRGPFALVLGRFVPIVRTFVPFAAGTARLSYPRFVGWNVAGAVFWVVLMVSVGVFFGDISGLAHSIDFVIIAVSAISILPVLVGVAKKWRREKAYQPSRVS from the coding sequence ATGCTGACGCTTTCGCTCTTGGGCACGCTGTTTGGGACGAACACGGTCCTCAATGGCTACGGGCCATATGTGCTCGTGGGACTCGGTCTCGTGGTTTTCATCGAGTCCGGAGTGCTCTTTCCATTCCTCCCCTGCGACTCACTGCTGGTTGCGGTCGCAGCTCTCAAAGACAGCTTGGGGCTGTACGCGTGGGAGATTATCGCGACGGCAATCGTCGCGGCGATCCTCGGCGACCAAGTGGGGTTCTATCTGGGCAGGCGGTTCGGCAGGAAGTTGTTCTCTGACAACGCGCGCATCCTGCGCACCGACCGCCTCCAAGCTGCGGAAGACTTCTTCCGTCGACGAGGCCCCTTCGCTTTGGTCCTGGGCCGCTTTGTTCCTATCGTTCGTACTTTCGTGCCGTTCGCGGCGGGCACTGCTCGCCTGTCGTATCCGCGGTTTGTGGGCTGGAACGTCGCGGGAGCCGTCTTCTGGGTTGTTCTCATGGTGTCCGTGGGCGTTTTCTTCGGCGACATTTCCGGGCTCGCGCACTCCATCGACTTCGTGATTATCGCCGTATCGGCCATCTCCATCCTGCCCGTACTCGTTGGAGTGGCCAAGAAATGGCGCCGGGAAAAGGCTTATCAGCCTTCGCGCGTGAGCTAG
- a CDS encoding protein adenylyltransferase SelO family protein, with translation MSAPTLAHTFAESLPEMAVPARAADFPDPQVVVLNDPLARELGLDPEWLRAPEGTAWLAGSAGGHATAYAGHQFGQFVGLLGDGRALLLGDIDRREIQLKGSGLTPFSRPGSDGVGAIGPMLREYAVSEFMHAVGVPSTRSLAVLSTGERVLRQQGYVPGGIVVRVANSHLRVGSVQYAATQSEELTAKVVAAAGFSTPTQLLREVMDRQLELVVKWMRIGFVHGVMNTDNTALSGETIDYGPCAFTERFDASAKFSSIDATGRYAFGNQPNIIAWNLTRLAEALLPLMGEDAAREILGSIQQRWDHFWQLHFAGAEEGIAAAEDITQFNLEHGLAHGRAPIFIPRNLMLQRAITSAERDGDCGAYFELLRAVTDPFNPAAGPEWMKGPEGEERFVTYCGT, from the coding sequence ATGTCCGCTCCCACTCTCGCCCACACCTTCGCCGAATCTTTGCCCGAGATGGCGGTGCCCGCCCGCGCCGCCGACTTCCCCGATCCGCAGGTGGTGGTGCTCAACGACCCGCTCGCCCGCGAGCTTGGGCTCGACCCCGAGTGGCTGCGCGCGCCGGAAGGCACCGCCTGGCTCGCGGGATCCGCCGGCGGCCACGCGACCGCGTACGCGGGCCACCAGTTCGGCCAGTTCGTGGGCCTGCTTGGCGACGGCCGCGCCCTGCTACTCGGCGACATCGATCGCCGCGAGATCCAGCTCAAGGGCTCCGGCCTCACCCCGTTTAGCCGACCGGGCTCCGACGGCGTCGGCGCGATTGGGCCCATGCTGCGCGAGTACGCGGTCAGTGAGTTCATGCACGCGGTCGGGGTGCCGTCGACACGCTCGCTCGCAGTTCTAAGCACCGGCGAGCGCGTGCTGCGCCAGCAGGGCTACGTCCCGGGCGGCATCGTCGTGCGCGTCGCCAACTCGCACTTGCGGGTCGGTTCCGTGCAGTACGCAGCCACCCAGTCCGAGGAGCTCACCGCGAAAGTCGTCGCAGCCGCGGGCTTTTCGACGCCCACCCAACTGCTCCGGGAGGTCATGGACCGCCAGCTCGAGCTGGTAGTGAAATGGATGCGCATCGGCTTCGTGCACGGGGTGATGAACACCGACAACACCGCCCTGTCCGGCGAAACGATCGACTACGGCCCGTGCGCATTCACCGAGCGCTTCGACGCGTCCGCCAAGTTTTCCTCTATTGATGCAACCGGCCGCTACGCCTTTGGTAACCAGCCGAACATCATCGCCTGGAACCTCACCCGGCTCGCGGAAGCGCTATTGCCACTGATGGGCGAGGACGCCGCCCGCGAGATTTTGGGCAGCATCCAGCAGCGCTGGGACCACTTCTGGCAGCTCCACTTCGCGGGCGCCGAGGAAGGGATTGCCGCGGCGGAGGACATTACGCAGTTCAACCTCGAGCACGGGCTCGCGCACGGTCGCGCGCCGATTTTCATCCCGCGCAACCTGATGCTGCAGCGCGCCATCACCAGCGCCGAGCGCGACGGCGACTGTGGAGCGTATTTCGAGCTCCTGCGCGCAGTAACAGACCCCTTCAACCCTGCGGCTGGGCCGGAGTGGATGAAGGGGCCGGAAGGCGAGGAGCGTTTTGTGACCTACTGCGGGACTTAA
- the cobA gene encoding uroporphyrinogen-III C-methyltransferase, producing the protein MSYGEVTLVGGGPGDWDLLTVRGLRALEAADVILTDHLGPASQLGDFLNISSKELIDVSKLPYGKQVAQERINELIVHHALAGRRVVRLKGGDPYVFGRGFEELAACAAAGVSCTVVPGVTSAISVPAAAGIPVTQRGMTHAFTVVSGHLAPSNPKSLVDWEALARVGGTIVVIMGVRHAPEICSALVDAGLAPTTPAAVIQEGETASQRAFYCELSELASVMASNAVAAPAVYIIGEVAGLAQP; encoded by the coding sequence ATGAGTTACGGAGAAGTCACCCTCGTCGGCGGGGGGCCGGGCGACTGGGACCTGCTGACGGTGCGCGGGCTGCGCGCGCTGGAAGCGGCCGACGTCATCCTCACCGATCATCTCGGCCCCGCCTCCCAGCTCGGCGATTTTCTGAACATTTCGAGCAAGGAGCTTATCGACGTCTCCAAGCTGCCCTACGGCAAACAAGTCGCCCAAGAGCGCATCAACGAACTGATCGTCCACCACGCGCTGGCGGGGCGCCGTGTGGTCCGCCTCAAAGGCGGCGACCCCTACGTCTTCGGCCGCGGCTTCGAGGAGCTCGCAGCCTGCGCTGCGGCGGGCGTGAGCTGCACGGTCGTGCCGGGGGTCACGAGTGCAATCTCCGTGCCCGCGGCCGCGGGGATCCCCGTGACGCAGCGGGGAATGACCCACGCGTTTACCGTCGTGTCCGGCCACCTCGCGCCCTCGAACCCGAAGTCGCTGGTGGACTGGGAGGCGCTGGCGCGCGTCGGCGGCACGATCGTGGTCATCATGGGGGTGCGCCACGCGCCGGAGATCTGCTCGGCTCTGGTAGACGCGGGCCTTGCGCCCACCACGCCCGCCGCCGTAATCCAGGAGGGCGAAACCGCCTCCCAGCGCGCGTTCTACTGCGAGCTCTCCGAGCTGGCCAGCGTGATGGCCTCCAACGCGGTGGCGGCGCCGGCCGTCTACATCATCGGGGAGGTCGCGGGCCTTGCGCAGCCTTGA
- the rimP gene encoding ribosome maturation factor RimP, with the protein MAFPGVDELTRMIEPIAAAYGMDVEKVRTVAAGKKSQVVIALDSDAHPTLDELEVVSNELSELFDARENAGEINFGAGYTLEVTTPGVDLPLTEPRHWRRNRGRLVAVGEEKFRIGALDAAEENVVLIPTAQKQPRPEVRPVSGLAPAVVEIEFNTPPAAQNELAELSFDQAAERAAN; encoded by the coding sequence ATGGCATTTCCAGGAGTCGACGAACTGACCAGGATGATTGAGCCCATCGCCGCGGCGTACGGGATGGACGTGGAGAAGGTGCGCACAGTCGCCGCCGGGAAGAAGTCACAGGTTGTTATCGCGCTTGACTCGGACGCGCACCCCACCCTCGACGAGCTTGAGGTAGTCAGCAACGAGCTCAGCGAGCTTTTCGACGCCCGCGAGAACGCAGGGGAGATCAACTTCGGCGCTGGCTACACCCTCGAGGTGACCACCCCCGGTGTCGACCTGCCGCTGACCGAGCCGCGCCACTGGCGCCGCAACCGCGGCCGCCTCGTCGCCGTCGGCGAGGAGAAGTTCCGAATCGGTGCGCTCGACGCGGCGGAAGAGAACGTCGTGCTCATTCCCACCGCGCAGAAACAGCCGCGGCCCGAGGTGCGCCCGGTTTCGGGATTGGCACCTGCGGTGGTAGAAATTGAATTCAACACACCGCCCGCCGCGCAGAACGAGCTGGCGGAGCTCTCGTTCGACCAGGCCGCTGAACGCGCGGCCAACTGA
- a CDS encoding DUF4439 domain-containing protein: MKRLLVILPAAVLLTSCTVMDIVGPRANGEIMTLARQASADQFSLDDAAAAELRATQSSQLVAEAQRLCGTDDAGNPPSSCDVSFGDTDLPAGAADVEAMIDQVRAATVTAAGKVPEDSVDLVVSQAIDTVAIAPVELEGIALDDAPAADLDSARDMLRREYALEYGIGLATAWADDALLARIDALRSASDARREALTAALEPTGDVPQPLAGYEFAEGGTPTDPASAAELVQRLNADLVTQWHHAAAGADDAQWRDAAIRLAAHAQRA; this comes from the coding sequence GTGAAAAGACTGCTCGTGATACTGCCGGCCGCCGTGCTGCTGACGTCGTGCACCGTCATGGACATCGTCGGACCGCGCGCGAACGGCGAGATCATGACGCTGGCACGGCAGGCGAGCGCGGATCAGTTTTCGCTCGACGACGCCGCCGCGGCCGAACTGCGCGCAACTCAGTCTTCCCAGCTAGTCGCCGAAGCGCAGCGGCTGTGCGGCACCGATGACGCTGGCAACCCGCCGTCGTCCTGCGACGTGAGCTTCGGGGACACCGATCTTCCCGCCGGCGCCGCGGACGTCGAAGCGATGATTGATCAGGTCCGCGCCGCGACCGTGACGGCGGCGGGAAAGGTCCCGGAGGATTCGGTTGACCTGGTTGTTTCCCAGGCCATCGACACCGTCGCCATCGCGCCCGTCGAGCTCGAGGGCATCGCGCTTGACGACGCCCCAGCGGCCGACCTCGACTCCGCCCGCGACATGCTGCGCCGTGAGTACGCGCTCGAGTACGGCATTGGGCTCGCCACCGCCTGGGCCGACGACGCGCTCCTCGCGCGTATCGACGCTCTGCGCAGCGCCTCCGACGCCCGCCGCGAAGCCCTGACCGCCGCCCTGGAGCCCACCGGCGACGTGCCGCAGCCGCTCGCGGGCTACGAATTCGCCGAAGGCGGCACCCCCACCGACCCCGCATCCGCTGCTGAGCTGGTGCAACGCCTCAACGCGGACTTGGTCACGCAGTGGCACCACGCGGCGGCGGGAGCGGACGACGCACAGTGGCGCGACGCCGCGATCAGGCTCGCGGCGCACGCCCAGCGCGCCTGA
- a CDS encoding proline--tRNA ligase, with protein MITRLSSLFLRTLREDPADAEVPSHKLLVRAGYVRRAAPGVYSWLPLGLRTLRKIETVVREEMDAMGAQELLFPALLPREPYELTNRWTEYGDDLFRLKDRKGADMLLGPTHEEMFTSAVKSMFSSYKDFPVTLYQIQTKYRDEARPRAGILRGREFVMKDSYSFDMTDAGLEESYAKHRATYQRVFDRVGIRYEICKATSGAMGGSASEEFLAYSDNGEDTFVISSAGDYAANVEAVVTVAPEPQPIEGLPDAVEHDTPRAETIDALVAWANAQGVTVEGRQVSAADTLKCMVLKVDDPRLTDDDGAPVGPRLTGILIPGDRELDEKRLEASLAPATFELASEEDFARTDFLVKGYVGPRALAANGVTVYADPRVVDGTSWIAGADAHERHVVGLVAGRDFVVDGFVEAAEVREGDPSPSGNGTVKLARGIELGHIFQLGRKYTEAMDVQILDEGGKRAVPTMGSYGIGVSRMMAVVAEQRHDDKGLVWPVAIAPYQVHVVVANKDAAALQAGEDIAAELDSAGLEVLFDDRPKMSPGVKFKDAELLGMPFIVILGRSFADGIVELRIRGGETLEVASADIVAKVRELVAAG; from the coding sequence ATGATCACACGCCTAAGCTCGCTTTTCCTGCGCACCCTGCGCGAAGACCCGGCTGATGCCGAGGTGCCCAGCCACAAGCTGCTGGTGCGCGCCGGTTACGTCCGCCGAGCCGCGCCAGGCGTGTACTCCTGGCTGCCGCTGGGGTTGCGCACGCTGCGCAAGATTGAGACCGTCGTGCGCGAGGAAATGGACGCAATGGGCGCCCAGGAGCTGCTATTTCCCGCGCTTTTGCCGCGCGAGCCCTACGAGCTGACCAACCGCTGGACCGAATACGGCGACGACCTGTTCCGCCTCAAAGACCGCAAAGGCGCGGACATGCTGCTCGGCCCGACGCACGAAGAGATGTTCACCTCCGCGGTGAAATCCATGTTCTCCTCCTACAAGGACTTCCCGGTCACGCTGTACCAAATCCAGACGAAGTACCGCGACGAGGCACGCCCGCGCGCCGGCATCCTGCGTGGACGCGAGTTCGTGATGAAGGACTCCTACTCCTTCGACATGACCGACGCGGGGCTTGAAGAGTCCTACGCCAAGCACCGCGCCACCTACCAGCGCGTCTTCGACCGCGTCGGGATCCGCTACGAGATCTGCAAGGCGACCTCCGGCGCGATGGGCGGCTCCGCCTCCGAGGAGTTCCTGGCGTACTCCGACAACGGTGAGGACACGTTCGTCATCTCGTCGGCCGGCGACTACGCCGCGAACGTCGAAGCCGTGGTGACCGTCGCGCCCGAGCCGCAGCCGATCGAGGGGCTGCCGGACGCGGTCGAGCACGACACCCCGCGGGCCGAAACGATCGACGCGCTCGTCGCGTGGGCCAACGCCCAGGGCGTGACCGTTGAGGGCAGGCAGGTCAGCGCCGCCGACACGCTCAAGTGCATGGTGCTCAAGGTCGACGACCCGCGCCTCACTGACGACGATGGCGCCCCCGTCGGCCCGCGCCTGACCGGCATCCTGATCCCCGGAGACCGCGAACTTGACGAGAAGCGCCTCGAGGCCTCCCTGGCCCCGGCGACCTTCGAGCTGGCGAGCGAGGAAGACTTCGCCCGCACGGACTTTCTGGTCAAGGGCTACGTCGGCCCGCGCGCGCTGGCGGCCAACGGGGTCACCGTCTACGCCGACCCGCGCGTGGTCGACGGCACGTCGTGGATCGCCGGTGCGGATGCGCACGAGCGCCACGTCGTCGGCCTGGTTGCCGGCCGCGACTTCGTCGTCGACGGCTTCGTGGAGGCCGCCGAGGTGCGCGAGGGCGATCCTTCCCCCTCCGGCAACGGCACCGTCAAGCTCGCGCGCGGTATCGAGCTGGGGCACATCTTCCAGCTCGGGCGCAAGTACACCGAGGCGATGGACGTGCAGATCCTCGACGAGGGCGGTAAGCGCGCCGTGCCCACCATGGGCTCCTACGGCATCGGCGTTTCCCGCATGATGGCGGTCGTGGCCGAGCAGCGCCACGACGACAAGGGCCTCGTCTGGCCGGTCGCCATCGCGCCGTACCAGGTGCACGTGGTGGTGGCGAACAAGGATGCCGCAGCCCTTCAGGCCGGCGAGGACATCGCCGCCGAGCTCGATTCCGCTGGGCTCGAGGTGCTTTTCGACGACCGTCCCAAGATGTCACCGGGAGTCAAGTTCAAAGACGCTGAGCTGCTCGGAATGCCGTTCATCGTCATCCTCGGGCGCTCGTTTGCGGACGGGATCGTGGAGCTGCGTATCCGCGGCGGCGAAACCCTCGAGGTGGCGAGCGCGGACATCGTGGCCAAGGTCCGCGAGCTCGTCGCCGCGGGCTAG
- a CDS encoding class I SAM-dependent methyltransferase — protein MRSLDSLIWSLATVGDADTILICNDPTGDLLAAAVGTGKRVVFVDSDFSRCRAAADAGADVAGEQRLDSYLAGSTGSAVAVGEMPKSLGRLDYLARSIAGAEFSQVQMVLGANNKHLARSMNSVLAESFDDVAASRGRGKFRCLVASGPKPVGYEPVRGDGLVAIGGVFSGAKPDPGGELLRSSLPADLGRYLDLGCGNGSVSRGLSGAVMGTDSDADAVLSARANGLNATWDDAGSGFDDASFDTIALNPPFHDGTTVDATLVNHLLDASVRLLAPGGSLYLVHNSHLRYRGEVERRFGFVEQVARDARYTVLRAGA, from the coding sequence TTGCGCAGCCTTGATAGCCTGATCTGGTCGCTCGCGACGGTCGGCGACGCGGACACGATCCTGATCTGCAACGACCCCACCGGTGACCTGCTCGCGGCAGCCGTGGGCACCGGCAAGCGCGTGGTGTTTGTGGACTCGGACTTTTCGCGGTGCCGCGCGGCCGCCGACGCCGGGGCGGATGTGGCGGGGGAGCAGCGCCTCGATTCCTACCTCGCGGGGTCTACCGGCAGCGCTGTGGCTGTCGGTGAGATGCCCAAATCCCTCGGGCGGCTCGACTATCTCGCGCGCTCCATCGCCGGCGCGGAGTTCTCTCAAGTTCAGATGGTGCTCGGGGCCAACAACAAGCACTTGGCGCGCTCGATGAACAGCGTGCTGGCCGAGTCCTTCGACGACGTCGCCGCCTCCCGCGGGCGCGGGAAGTTCCGCTGCCTTGTCGCCTCGGGACCGAAGCCGGTGGGCTACGAGCCCGTGCGTGGCGACGGCCTAGTCGCCATTGGCGGCGTCTTCTCTGGGGCGAAACCCGACCCCGGCGGTGAGCTGCTGCGGTCGTCGCTGCCGGCGGACCTGGGCCGATACCTCGACCTCGGCTGCGGCAACGGGTCCGTTTCGCGGGGCCTGTCCGGCGCGGTGATGGGCACCGATTCGGACGCCGACGCCGTGCTGTCCGCCCGCGCGAACGGGCTCAACGCCACGTGGGACGATGCAGGCTCGGGGTTTGACGACGCCAGCTTCGACACCATCGCGCTCAACCCGCCGTTTCACGACGGCACCACCGTGGATGCCACGCTGGTCAACCACCTGCTCGACGCCTCTGTACGGCTTCTCGCACCCGGCGGGTCGCTCTACCTCGTGCATAACTCCCACCTGCGCTACCGCGGCGAGGTGGAGCGGCGCTTCGGTTTCGTCGAGCAGGTGGCTCGGGACGCGCGGTACACGGTGCTGCGGGCGGGGGCCTAG
- a CDS encoding ATP-binding protein, with amino-acid sequence MPNPFRPTFGASPRVWAGREAVIDEFGRALKNGPGDPHRSVIISGSRGIGKTVLLTELEDVAKEQGWIVVRASGREGMAETLTNSAIPENIEQLEPQGDRKLTGFNIAGVGGVRSELLENDTTPRLVTRLHELLSKLRGTGVLITIDEVQDANPAELTQIAVAYQDLVRDDAEIALAMAGLTQGVNRLLDLPGATFLRRARHYELGPLTLDDATTTLLDTARHAGREFNIDAAHTASRITQGYPYLVQLVGYLAWEAQPTGPISLDAVEAVREEAIGRLGTQVHQPSLRDVPPRQREYLDAMAHIEAQTGRSEISAKDLAVALDKPSTSLSDTRGKLIERDLILPAGWGEVTFAQPYLGDYLRNQNKPRRIS; translated from the coding sequence ATGCCAAACCCCTTCCGCCCCACATTCGGCGCGAGCCCGCGCGTCTGGGCTGGTCGCGAAGCCGTGATCGACGAGTTCGGCCGCGCGCTAAAGAACGGCCCCGGCGACCCGCACCGCAGTGTCATCATCTCCGGTTCCAGGGGAATCGGCAAGACGGTGCTGCTCACGGAGCTCGAGGACGTCGCGAAGGAGCAAGGCTGGATCGTCGTGCGCGCCTCGGGCCGCGAGGGCATGGCGGAAACTCTGACCAATTCCGCGATCCCGGAGAACATTGAGCAGCTCGAGCCCCAGGGCGACCGCAAGCTCACCGGGTTCAACATCGCCGGCGTCGGCGGCGTGCGCAGCGAACTGTTGGAGAACGACACCACCCCGCGCCTGGTCACCCGGCTGCACGAGCTGCTTAGCAAGCTGCGCGGAACAGGTGTGCTCATCACCATCGACGAAGTCCAGGACGCCAACCCGGCGGAACTGACCCAGATCGCGGTTGCTTACCAGGACCTCGTGCGCGACGACGCGGAGATCGCCCTCGCCATGGCCGGGCTCACCCAGGGCGTCAACCGGCTACTCGACCTGCCCGGCGCGACATTCCTTCGCCGCGCGCGCCACTACGAGCTCGGCCCGCTCACGCTTGACGACGCCACCACCACCCTCCTCGACACCGCCCGCCACGCCGGGCGCGAGTTCAACATCGACGCCGCCCACACCGCAAGCCGGATCACGCAGGGCTACCCCTACCTCGTTCAGCTCGTCGGCTACCTCGCGTGGGAGGCACAACCGACCGGGCCGATCAGCCTGGACGCCGTCGAGGCGGTGCGCGAGGAGGCCATCGGCCGGCTTGGCACGCAGGTGCACCAGCCGTCGCTTCGCGACGTCCCCCCGCGGCAGCGTGAGTACCTCGACGCCATGGCGCACATTGAAGCCCAGACAGGCCGGTCGGAGATTTCTGCGAAGGATTTGGCGGTGGCGTTGGACAAGCCGTCGACAAGCTTGTCCGATACTCGCGGGAAGCTCATCGAGCGAGACCTGATTCTGCCCGCGGGGTGGGGCGAGGTGACATTCGCGCAGCCGTATTTGGGCGACTACCTGCGCAACCAGAACAAGCCACGGCGGATCAGCTAA
- a CDS encoding YaaA family protein — translation MLIVLPPSETKAPGGSPSPMSLSFPALDPVRSSLLDDLSTLPLPAMMSALKLPESKADEAADNQRLRTAPVMPALLRYTGVLYDALDPATLPKEAWSRLAIASALFGLVRADDLIPRYRLSGGSKLPAADGTVPTMKARWGASISDVLSGLGFIVDMRSGAYLSLGPVPFAVTVRVETEVDGQRKVVSHFNKRYKGELARVLALGPDVSSADGVAEVARDAGWTVEVNGEQVTLVVD, via the coding sequence ATGCTGATCGTGTTGCCCCCTTCCGAAACCAAGGCCCCCGGCGGCTCCCCATCACCCATGAGCCTGTCGTTCCCCGCCCTCGATCCCGTGCGCAGCTCGCTTCTCGACGACCTTTCCACGCTGCCCCTGCCAGCAATGATGTCGGCCCTGAAACTGCCCGAGTCCAAAGCCGACGAGGCCGCGGACAACCAGCGGTTGCGCACCGCGCCCGTCATGCCCGCGCTGCTGCGCTACACGGGCGTGCTTTACGACGCCCTCGACCCCGCCACCCTGCCTAAAGAGGCGTGGTCGCGCCTCGCTATCGCCTCCGCCCTGTTCGGCCTGGTGCGCGCCGACGACCTGATCCCGCGCTACCGCCTCTCGGGAGGCTCCAAACTGCCGGCTGCCGACGGCACCGTGCCGACGATGAAGGCGCGCTGGGGGGCGTCGATAAGCGACGTGCTCTCGGGGCTGGGCTTCATCGTGGACATGCGCTCCGGGGCGTACCTGTCGCTCGGGCCCGTGCCCTTTGCGGTGACGGTGCGTGTGGAAACGGAGGTCGACGGGCAGCGCAAGGTGGTCAGCCACTTCAACAAGCGTTACAAGGGCGAGCTGGCGCGCGTGCTTGCGCTGGGGCCGGACGTCTCCTCCGCCGATGGGGTTGCGGAGGTGGCGCGTGACGCGGGGTGGACCGTGGAGGTCAACGGTGAGCAAGTGACGCTGGTGGTTGACTGA
- a CDS encoding MMPL family transporter — MRWVSLAIIAVAAFLISLGPIDSPNSPTAMLPDGFDSTEVAAQRAATEGEGSAAVVLFTGLSPETLPQLQGKAEEIGGPLIPNESVDAAIVPVEVTSESLTDNVDVVESLRATAADGLPEGVESQVTGPAAIEADLSGVFSGANVTLLAVTAIIVAVLLVFTYRSPILWIIPLLVIGIADRLVATTYPRVLDAVGMQWNESTGGILSVLVFGAGTNYALLLISRYRDELTRTENRFEAMFRAWKPTVSTIVASAATVALGVLCLLLSHTPTNRALGLSAAFGVGVALFFGAFVLPGILILFGRWIFWPKTPKVGDTTEHRVFDAVGRLVSARPAAVLGSSLVILGIMCAGALRISTGLTQSDQFIDTPESITAADDLSEAFPNMSATPAIALTSDPEAATASLEGAGLSVMDSGNGSLQVSGGDTAEIRDALAGTDAKVGGLDAELYDTEQAAAEDRMIIFPVVLLLIFVSLILLLRSVVAPVVMTASVLLTNVAALGIGWWVSHYIVGFERFDSTTPLYAFVFLVALGIDYTIFLVTRAREDSAELGTRRGILTALSTTGGVITSAGILLAAVFAALGVLPLVALAQIGIVICLGVLLDTLIVRSLIVPSVVELLGDKFWWPAKPGALAER; from the coding sequence TTGCGATGGGTATCTCTCGCGATCATCGCCGTCGCGGCCTTCCTGATCAGCCTCGGGCCGATCGATTCGCCCAACTCGCCCACGGCCATGCTGCCGGACGGCTTCGACTCCACCGAGGTTGCCGCGCAACGCGCCGCAACTGAGGGCGAGGGCTCGGCGGCGGTCGTGCTGTTCACGGGCTTGAGCCCGGAGACTCTCCCGCAGCTTCAGGGCAAGGCTGAGGAAATCGGCGGGCCGTTAATCCCGAACGAATCCGTCGACGCGGCGATCGTCCCCGTCGAGGTCACCTCGGAGTCGCTCACCGACAACGTCGACGTGGTCGAATCCTTGCGGGCCACGGCCGCCGACGGCCTGCCCGAGGGCGTGGAGTCGCAGGTCACCGGCCCCGCTGCAATCGAGGCGGACCTGTCCGGCGTGTTCTCCGGCGCCAACGTCACCCTGCTCGCGGTTACCGCGATCATCGTCGCGGTGCTGCTGGTGTTTACCTACCGCTCCCCCATCTTGTGGATCATCCCGTTGCTCGTCATCGGCATCGCCGACCGCCTTGTCGCCACGACCTACCCCCGCGTCCTGGACGCCGTGGGCATGCAGTGGAACGAATCCACCGGCGGCATCCTCTCGGTGCTCGTCTTCGGCGCCGGAACCAACTACGCGCTGCTGCTGATCTCGCGCTACCGCGACGAGCTCACCCGCACCGAGAACCGGTTTGAGGCGATGTTCCGCGCCTGGAAGCCGACGGTAAGCACGATCGTCGCCTCGGCGGCCACAGTGGCCCTCGGCGTGCTGTGCCTGCTCCTTTCGCACACCCCCACCAACCGCGCGCTCGGCCTCTCCGCAGCGTTCGGCGTGGGCGTTGCGCTGTTCTTCGGGGCGTTCGTCCTACCCGGCATCCTCATCCTGTTCGGCAGGTGGATCTTCTGGCCGAAGACGCCGAAGGTCGGTGACACCACCGAGCACCGCGTGTTCGATGCGGTGGGGCGCCTCGTCTCGGCCCGGCCCGCCGCCGTGCTCGGGTCTTCGCTGGTCATCCTGGGCATCATGTGCGCTGGCGCACTGCGGATCAGTACCGGGCTAACGCAGTCCGACCAGTTCATCGACACCCCCGAATCGATCACCGCGGCCGACGACCTCAGCGAGGCCTTCCCGAACATGTCGGCCACTCCCGCCATCGCGCTCACGTCTGACCCGGAGGCCGCGACGGCATCGCTCGAAGGCGCGGGTCTTAGCGTGATGGACTCGGGCAACGGGTCGCTGCAGGTCTCGGGCGGCGACACCGCGGAGATCCGCGATGCTCTCGCCGGCACCGACGCCAAGGTGGGCGGGCTCGACGCCGAACTCTACGATACCGAGCAGGCCGCTGCCGAGGACCGGATGATCATCTTCCCAGTCGTGTTGCTGCTGATCTTCGTCTCACTCATCCTTCTACTGCGCTCGGTCGTCGCCCCCGTGGTCATGACCGCCTCAGTACTGCTGACCAACGTCGCAGCCCTGGGCATCGGCTGGTGGGTTTCCCACTACATCGTCGGATTCGAGCGCTTCGATTCCACGACCCCGCTCTACGCGTTCGTGTTCCTCGTGGCCCTCGGCATCGACTACACCATCTTCCTGGTGACCCGAGCGCGCGAGGACTCCGCCGAGCTGGGCACGCGCCGCGGCATCCTCACCGCGCTGTCTACCACGGGCGGCGTGATCACCTCGGCCGGTATCTTGCTCGCGGCAGTCTTCGCCGCCCTCGGCGTGCTCCCCCTGGTCGCGCTCGCGCAGATCGGCATCGTGATCTGCCTGGGCGTGCTGCTCGATACCCTGATCGTGCGCAGCCTAATCGTGCCTTCGGTCGTCGAGCTGCTTGGCGACAAGTTCTGGTGGCCCGCGAAACCCGGGGCGCTCGCCGAGCGCTAG